CGTACTGGAGCTACCTCGTTGAGTCCAGCGGCAAGCTTCTGCATGTACGGCGGCTGATCGGATGCTTGGCCACCCTGCcggagaaggagaggatggagagcAGCCGCCCCCTGTCGTTCGAAGTCTTTGAGGCCGACTTGGTGGTGGGCAAGTGGAGGAGGGTCGATGATCTGGGAGGCCACCAGGCGCTCTTCGTGGCCACGCAGTCCATGTCCCTCCCTGCTCCCGAGTGCGGAGCTCGGGAGGACTGCATCTACTTCGTGTGCGACTATGACCGCGGGAACTGGGAGGCGGATCCCCTCCGCGACTGCGGCGTGTTCGACATGAGGACCGGGACGATCACGCCTCTGCTGCCGGATGGTGTGGTGGTGCGGCGACAGGGGTGCAGAGCGCTCCCAGCGTGGTTTTTCCGTACTAAAGCCATGTGACTCACGTTGTAGAATTTCTCGTGCTTtgtatgtgttgtattttggcgACCGATCGATCAGCTGTCCAAGTTTAAGATTCAACAGGATCTTATGATATCACGTACTCTACGCATTTGAGTCATGTGCAATCTGTTGCAAGTTCGAGCAATGCAGAATCTCACATGTCAGGCCGTCAGTCAAGCTCTGACAGAGGCAACCGGTCGTCCGGCACCGGCAGGTCGTCGTGCTCCCGCTCTGCCACCACCCACCAGCCCAGCGCGTCGCGCACGAGCCCCTTGTTCGCCGGCAAGTGCCACCATGCCGGGATGCGCGCCTCGTCGCGTAGCATGCCGGAGTTGTTCACCAGCGCCAGGTCCCAGCGCGCGCCGGgccggaacgcggcggcggcgccctcgcggCCGTCGAGCAGGTGCAGGCACGAGTCCAGGTTTTGGAACCCCAGCACGTCGCACGCGTGCTTCAGGAACGGGGACTTCCTCACGTCGAGCacgagctcgtcgccggcgtgcACGTACGCCCacgacggcggccgccccgtCAGCGCCCACAGCTTGGCCAGAGCCTTGGAGATCGGGGCGTCGACTACCACCCGGGGCACGCTCGGGACCAAGGGGACGACGTCGTACCTGAAGGGATCGTATTTTTACCAACCAAATCGTCGAGAAGTGGAGCTCCATCTTGTTCATGGTGACTGGTGTGTGTGGGACAAGGACAAAAGACAGCAGCAGACAGAAGGCATCAATGACTGGGTTCGTTGACGACGACCACGACGATGACAGGCAGCGTTGATAGCTTTTTCTGGTAGCGTGTGTATTGCGTGACTGCGTGCGCACGCCTCCGTCGTCGAACGTTTTTCATCGATGGGACCTATCTTGGCTTGCCTTTGGAGCTCGAACCTGTCTCGAGGTCGAGGACGAAGGCGTCCCGGCGGGCAGGCTTGCTCGGGAAGCTGTACGGCGTCTCTGGAGAAACGGTTCGCCGGCGAAAACTGGACGCAGGACGGCTGGAGCGCTTGAGGAGGATCGTAGCCGGTTCCATGAGTTCCCCATGGAACCGTAGCAGGaagcgtcctccggcaccgggaCGGGCATGCGGTGGGTTTCGCCGCCCGGGATGCTGAGGAAGGTGCCTTCGGCCGGGGAGGGTCAGCCACGGTAGCGGAGGGGCAAGGGGCTCCTGCCGGGCAGCGGGACGCCATGGGCGGCAGGCTGCTCCTAGCCGGACACGGTCGGCTAGTAGGAGCCGCCCGAGGACGAGGCCCAGGAGCTCTCGGCGGAGGTCTGCCCAAGACGGGCAGTGCAAGATGGAGATGATGTCCTCCACGAAAAGGTTGGAATGTTTGATTAGCCCAAGTCGTGCACGCGGAGACGGCGGCCGCCCAACACCGCGGGTGGAGCTCGGCTGCTCGGCACGCCGGCAAGGGGCCGGCAGCCCGGCACACCGCACATGGCTATACCCACCGCCGCGGCTATCGGAATCAGAGCGACGAAGCTGCAGCCCGCAGGCTACCAGAGGTCGGTGGGCGAATACGTGGGCCCACCTAGAGCTAGAATCGGACCTACTAGACTCCGGAATCGTAGAAACTAGCACGTCGGTGTCCAGAATCTCTGGATTGAATCGTTGGACTCAGATTGTGGCAGCGTGGGACGCACGCACGTCGAGTCCGATGCTACCGTGCCGCTCCATAAAACCACCATCGCACCTAGGTTGCTCGTTGCATCCACATTCCTCCCCACCCCTGCCCGCTGGAGTTTCGACGAGTCAGCTCTCTCGCGCCCGCAAACTCTCATCGTCGTCAGCGGAGGATCATCCGTTGTCAGCTTCAGTGCTACCAACCATGGGGAAGAGGAAGTCGAGGACCTGCCGAAGCTTGACACGCTGTTCACCTGCCCGTTCTGCGGCTACCCCGATGCCATCGGGTGCCATATCGACCTCAAGGATAGGATCGCCAAGGCATCGTGCCGCATCTACAGCGAGAGCTACTTCACCAGCGCCCACGCGCTCACGGCGCCCGTCGACGTCTACTGCGAGTGGATCGACGCCTGCGAGCTCGCCAACAAGGGCGTCGTCGactgccgctgccggccgcgCCTCTGGTTGAAGCCTGAGACTACGAAGACGATGTCTGATCTGAACCTTGATGAGTTGATGTAGTTCAAGACTTCAAGTTTCAGGTTGTTTCATGCATAGCAAATGCATAGCTCGGTAGATTTTGTAGTTCTTTTGGAGCCCGTTTGCCCTTCTCCCCGCACTTCACGGACGCGTGTCGATCAGCGGATCAACACGACAACACCCTCGCCGGCTCGCTCGCCCAGCGCCCACCGCATCCTCTGCcggttttgcaaaaaaagaaccCTCCGAATTTTTGGAAATCAAACGTAGTCCACCCGCaacccccaaaccctagccgtcACCCGCTCCAGcccgcacctcctcctcgcGTCGTCACCCCGCACtctcctcctcgcgccgccgccgctcccgcggcTCCCCTCCATGCTCGCCTCCGTGGCCACGCGGAGGTGGATCCGGCCGAGGACGCTGCTCCTGGACACATCGGTGACCCGGCATGCGGCTGGGCAGCTCGTGCCTCGCCCGATGCGCCCGCCGGCGGGCATCAAAAGGCTGCTGCCAGGGAGCTCTCTCATATCTAGCTAGGGCGGATCTTCACCCGGCGGGCAGCGCAAGATCTGCGGCGTGCGGCAGGTGGATCGGCTCTGCGTGCTGGAGGTCACTGGCGCTGTTCTGGGGAACGCCATGGTCAACGGCGCCGGCACCGCGTACAATGCCAACGTCGCCGGTGATGACCTCTTCGCCCGTCTCATCGACGCGGACAATCAATGCGTCGAGGTGAGATCcagtcctcttcctcctctctcttcacGCCTGTGACCCGAAGCTTTTGATCTTAATTTCTTGGTTCGTTTTGGAATATACAGAGTGAAGGCTGCAAAGAGAAGAACGGGCCGGCAGTGGTGACGCTTTAACGCTCAAAGGTGTCACCTATCAAGATGTCTTCGAGACGCTGGTACTTATTTTGAAATGGTCATTTGGTGAGCTTAACTTGCTGAGTGTAGTTATGCAAAGCTTCCATTTTCAGTATGTTGTTCTCATTATGCTATAGACTTGACTGCTTTATTAGTTTGACATGTTGCTAATGGATAATTATTTTTTGCTTAGGGTGGTGCAGAGAAGTGTGATATAAAAGATCCGTCGTTGTCTACTGCTCCAAGTTTGCTGTCCAGCGGCATCGTAGGAAGGTGTTTGTCGCTCCAAAGGTAGGTTCAGCGTTTGTTGCTCCGAAGGTAGGTTCAGCTTCCCTTTCCTGTTAATGTCCTCTACTTTTGTTAGTTAGGTTTGGCTGCGAGGAGTAACCATGGTTGCTTAATTAGGCCTACAAGCTAAATACATAAGGAACTTGACTTACAGGGCATAAGGAACTTGACTTGCTTAGGTGTAAACTGTAAAGAGAGCAACTCTTTATGAGTAAAGAAAATGAACCACAATCCTCTTTAGTTGATTATCATGATTAATTTCTAATTCTGCTCAACTATTCAGGATGGGCTATGAGGTAGAAAGTCTGAGAAAGGGATTCAACTAAGGTTTATTCATTATACAATTTTCAGAATAGTTCACTGCAAGATTCATTAGTTGTTTCAGTTCTCAATAAATTGCATCAGAAGAAGCATATGATCTGTCAAGATATGATCTGTCCAGTTATGCTTGGAAGCCTTGGAACTCAGAATAGGTTATTAGTGTATAGCTAACAACTAATGCTTTAGTTGATAATAATAGGTAAAATGGTTAGCCATGACCTACCATGCTGCAATGTAATTCCCCTAATCCTTTTTATTCTTGAGTTAAATGAGAATGTTGATCAGCCATCAATCATATTGAGATCATTTGCTGATAGGTTTCAAAAACTCAGGCATGCCTTCTGGCATCTGCTTGCTAGCTTGATGAAACATTTTTCTTCAAGAATATGTAATCCAATCTTTCATGAATCAACCAAAATTTTGAGTGTATTGCTGGTGCTTTCACTTTTGTAGTTCTCAATTGTT
Above is a genomic segment from Setaria viridis chromosome 4, Setaria_viridis_v4.0, whole genome shotgun sequence containing:
- the LOC117852516 gene encoding phospholipase A1-Igamma2, chloroplastic-like, producing MPVPVPEDASCYGSMGNSWNRLRSSSSAPAVLRPVFAGEPYDVVPLVPSVPRVVVDAPISKALAKLWALTGRPPSWAYVHAGDELVLDVRKSPFLKHACDVLGFQNLDSCLHLLDGREGAAAAFRPGARWDLALVNNSGMLRDEARIPAWWHLPANKGLVRDALGWWVVAEREHDDLPVPDDRLPLSELD
- the LOC117851907 gene encoding uncharacterized protein, with the translated sequence MRWVSPPGMLRKVPSAGEDCGSVGRTHVESDATVPLHKTTIAPRLLVASTFLPTPARWSFDESALSRPQTLIVVSGGSSVVSFSATNHGEEEVEDLPKLDTLFTCPFCGYPDAIGCHIDLKDRIAKASCRIYSESYFTSAHALTAPVDVYCEWIDACELANKGVVDCRCRPRLWLKPETTKTMSDLNLDELM